The sequence CGCATACGCAATGGTTGCACCCGCTCAGCCAAATGTTGCTGAGATGGCCAGTCACGGAGTAGTTCACGGGCGGTTTGCCAAGCTTCACTGCGGCTGACCTGACCGGCAATGTTCACCACCAGTTGATACGCCTGCTCAAATTGGCTGTGAGCGGCATCGGCAACGCTCAGTTTTTGCTCAAGCTGCAATAAGGATTCGGTCGCTTCCTGCTCTTTGGCCTGGAAGGTCTCTAGCCACTCTTCGGCATTATCGGCTGTTAATTCAGGCAATTGGCACAGCGCGCGCGCGCGTTCCAGTGCTTGCAGCGCCTGCTGGTATTGGATGGCGCGGGTCTGCTGGACGTCCAGCGCTTGCTGGTAATCGGCCAACTGACTTTTCAGCTCATCCACTTCCAGCTCGGCGGCTTCGGCGCGGGCTTCGTTATCGGCCTGCTGCTCACCAGCCTCGCCGACGACCTCACTTTGCTCTTCCAACCGGTAGGTCAGCTCTTCCAAATCGCCTTGATAACGCTCGATTTTTTCCTGCTGGCGCATCGCGGTTTGCACCAAACTCAGATGGTCACTGGCCGCCTGATAGTCAGTCTCGAGATCCGATTCTGCACCACTTTGCTCAGCTAGCTCACGGGACATCTCCACATGGCGATACTGCTCAGTTATCAGTTGCTTGCGGCTGGCAAGCAGGTCACGGCGCAAGACCAGCGCACCATCGAGGTGAATACGCCGCTCATTAGCATGGCGCATATAGTCAGCGGCAACGTAGGAGGTTGCCTCTGAGATCAGATGCTTAAACAGGTCGCGGTCAGACTGAGTCACGCGAATAGCTTCCAGCGTCATGCGATTCTCACGCAGCGCAGCTTCCATGTCTTGGAAGGCTTTCCGCACGCCGCTGTTTTCTGGCAATAAGTAATCGCGCAGTGAGCGGGTGATGGCGCTGGAGATACCGCCGTACAAGGAGGCTTCAATCAAGCGATAGAATTTGCTGCGATCAGCAGAAGAGCGCAAGCGCTTCGGAATCACCCCCAAATCAAACATCAGGGAGTGGTAATCAGTGATCGAGTTAAACTGCTTAAACTGCACCCCTTCCATCTCTTCGACGCGCTCTTTTAGCTCTGGTAATGAGAGCACGCGCGCCTGACGCTCGCCCACCACTTCGGTAAGGATCTGCGTTGGCTGGATAGCGGTCGGCAGCCCCTGAATGGTGAAAGGCTTGATATCAACTTTACGGTCACGCCCTGCGACTTGTTGTAAGCGCACACCAACCACTATCCGCTGATGACGAGAGTTGACGACGTCCAGAGTTGAATAACAGACCCCGGCGCGCAACTTACCGTGTAAGCCTTTATCGCGGGAACCACTGGTGGCACCGGCTTCGGTGGTGTTACGAAAGTGCAGTAACGTCAGGTCAGGAATCAATGCGGTGACAAAAGCGGCCATGGCGGTCGATTTACCGGCCCCATTACCGCCAGATAACGTGGTGACTAATTCATCAAGATCGAATGTTCGGGCAAAGAAACCGTTCCAGTTAACCAAGGTCAGTGAGCGAAATTTACCGCGTTCAATCATTCCTGTTCATCCTCTGCACTGTCCGTTGTATTGCCCATGGTGATATCAGTTTCATCGCTTTCATCATGGAGTGACAGACTGTTTTCCACCGCCATGGCCTCGCCATCACGGATCATGCGTAACTGGGCTTCACGTGGGTCATCGCCGCTGCGCACATCAGCACCAAAGCGGAACACCGCCTCAGTGATACGAAACTTGCTGCTGTCATTGCCCATAAAGTAGATCATGCCCAGCCGACGCAGCCGGTTAAGGGACGTTCGTACTTTTTCCTGCAATTTCTGCTTATCCAAATCCGAACCGGTCGAGCGCTGGTTAACAAACTTCAGCAATTTGCTCTCATCGGCCAGACTCAATAGCTCTTCGTACAACTCTTGCTGCGCAAAGATCCCCTCATGGGCCAGACGTTCTGGGCTGAGATAGAGATAACACAGGATCTTACCCACCATCATATCCAGCTCAGATAGCACCGAGCGCGGGATAAGGGTGGTAGAGCGAGGACGCAGATAGAAGAAACCTTCTGGTGCGCGGATTAACTCCACATTATAGCGGGTATAGAACTCTTCCAATTGCTCCTGAAAATCCATCAGAAAAGCATGGTTATCCAGCTCATCAATGCCAATATGGCGACCCGCACGTAACTGGCTATCCAGCGCGGGAAACAGTGAGTTGGCTAATGCCTGAGCCAGTTTAACCGACATTACTACTTCAATATTTGTTGATGACATGTGCCTGCACCTTGGCTCCGTAATCATTGATTGCCAGCCATTCGGCAGGTAACCCTGAGAAATCGGCTTCGGCCACACCAAGGCGAACTGCCTGGTCGACCAGGATACGAGCCACGTCGAAATGACGAGCACGCGGATATTGCGCGAGGTAGTCGCGCATCACTTCCCCCAAATTGAGCGGCATTTTTTGCTGCTGATACACCAGCAACGCCTGCTCAATCATGGCGGCTAACTGCTCACGGATCTCATTGAACTCTTCAAACTCCAGATCCGGCGGCAGCTCCCCTGTGACCTCTTCGCTACGCAACGTCAGCTCTTCATCGCGCATATCCAGCAAGCGATCCGCATTGGCGTAGGTGAGGGTCCAAGGACTATCAAAATAGTTCTGTACCGATTGGCGCAGTCGTTGGGCGAATACTCGGTTTTTATCCATATCAATTGCAGTACGAATAAACTTGTGCACGTGGCGGTCATAACCGATCCACAGGTCAATCGCCTGTTGACCCCAACTGATAATACGGTCAAGTTTACTTTGCAGATCAAAGACTAGCTTATCGACCAAATCCAACCCGGCATTGCCGATGGTCGCTTCCTGAATACGCAATAAATTTGCCTGAAGCTTATCACCTGCCGCTTCCAGCGTATCTTGCAACTCACGTAGTGTACCTGAGGTTTCTGACAGCAACATTTCGCAACTGGCAATTGCCGCACGCCAATCCTGATTCAACAGCGCGGCGATATCTTCCTTCACGCTATGCTGCTGCTCATCCATCAGGCGCTGCGTCATATCAATGCTGTCGAAAATTTCAGCCACTGAATATTTTAGCGGCGCAAAGACATTGCGGTGCCAGTGAAATTCATCACCGCCCTCTTCTGCCGCTTCTGCCGCCCGCTGTAGCTCTTGCGCCACGATAGACAGCTGCATTGACAGGCGCAGAGTAGAGAATTCGCGCTGACGAATATAATAATCGGTGATACCAATGCCCAATGGGGTCAGACGGTAAATAGCATTGCCGTCAGCCATTTCACTGGTAAATCGGTTTAGTAACCGCTGGCGCACCATATCATTGATGGCGTTATTGGCCCGCACCGCCACGGTTTCGGAGGTCTGTTCAAAACCTTTGCTGACGTGACGAAATGCATCGATCAACTCCCCTTCACTCATTTCACCGTCCAGCCGCTCACCGTTTAAGGTGGCAATCGCCATAAGAAAGGCCAGACGCTCCGTTGGCAGAGTAATCGAAAAATCATTTTTTCGCGCCCAGGCGACCAGTTCGGGTACTGTCTGGGAAAATTCACTCATAATGGGTCCTTCAGATTCGGCTTAAACGCCGAGACATGCACGTAGCGCCCCAGGCTGATAAACGGCTCCTGCCGGCAATAGCGCTGTTCTAACGCCAATAATTCAGCAAACTCATCGACTTGTTGCTGTTTATTTTTCATGTAATCGTGAAACACCCGGACTCCCGTCTTGCCGCTAATGGATAGACCCATTTGCTCAAGCCAACCATATACCGTCGGCGGATCTAAAGGGTATTGCGGTGACAGCGAGCGCTGTCGACGCCTTTTTAAACCCGGTATCGCCAACTGAAAATTACCTAATACTGCATTGCGCATTACCAGCCCATTGGCATTGAAAAACATCAATGAGAGCGCACCTCCGGGCTTTAGCGCATTAAAAAGTATTTGCAGAACTTCTTGTGGCTCTGCAATCCATTCTAAAACCGCATGGAACAATATCAGATCAACCGGCTGTTCTAAATGTCGGGTGATATCTTGAGCCGCACTTTGTACAAATTGCATGTTGTGGCTCACACCTTTTTCCTGAGCCGCGGCTTTAGCACGCTGGATCATCTCAGCAGAGAGGTCACATAATAGAACCTGGTGGCCTAATGCCGCCAGTTGACATGCCATATGCCCTTCGCCGCCTCCGGCATCTAAAATCCGTAACGGCCGTTGCGGTAACTGCACTAACAGCTCGGTAATATCTTGCCAAACCACCGCCTGACGAATCATTCCCTTCGTCGTACCGTAGATATTGCGGGAGAACTTTTCGGCAATATCATCGAAATTACGATCCTGCATGAACAACTGCTCCGCCAATGACTTTGGGTATATCTATAACTATTGATTTATCGCCGTTGATAGAGACGAGTAAATCGATAGTTACAGTAAAAAGAGTGCCGTCGAACCTGCTATTTTGGCACAGCCTGACTTAGAATAAATCTTCTTGACCGGTAATCCTCATCAAATGCCGTTTTTTCAGTCAAAAGGTCCCTATTTTTATGCTTTTCACCTTAAAAAAATTTGTTGGCGGCTTATTAATGCCACTGCCTTTTCTACTTCTGGTTATGGGACTGGCATTAATCTTATTGTGGTTTACTCGCTGGCAGAAAAGTGGCAAAACACTTTTTACATTGAGTTGGCTGCTATTATTGCTTATTAGCCTACAACCTGTCGCGGATCGCCTGCTATTACCACTGGAAAAACAGTACGCCACTTATCAGGGAAACGACCCGGTAGATTACATTGTTGTCCTTGGTGGCGGCTACACGTTTAATCCGAATTGGCCACCCAGTGCCAATTTATTCGCAAATAGTTTGCCAAGAGTCACTGAGGGAGTCAGGCTTTATCGCGCCCATCCTAATGCAAAAATGGTGTTTACTGGCGCCAGTACCCCCAACAATCAGAGCAGCGCGAAGACCGCAGCACAGGTGGCAGAAAGTTTAGGTGTCCCAGCGGCAGATATTGTGACGTTAGAACAACCGAAAGATACTGTCGAAGAGGCGGCGGCGGTGGCGACTTTGGTGGGGGATAAACCGTTTTTACTGGTGACCTCAGCGAGCCATCTACCACGTGCAATTAAGTTCTTTACCGCCATTGGATTGCACCCTATCCCCGCTCCGGCTAATCAGTTGGCCATTACCACGCCACTGCATAGCTGGGAACGCACTATTCCAGCGGCAGCCTATTTGGGTCATAGCGAGCGCGCCTGGTATGAGACAATGGGGCTAATGTGGCAAAAATTAAGTGGCCATAAGAGTGATGAAAATAGCAGCAGCGCCCAAGATCGCTAATTTAGCCAAGGTAAAAGTTGTCGCGCTGCGTTAT comes from Yersinia bercovieri ATCC 43970 and encodes:
- the mukE gene encoding chromosome partition protein MukE, which translates into the protein MSSTNIEVVMSVKLAQALANSLFPALDSQLRAGRHIGIDELDNHAFLMDFQEQLEEFYTRYNVELIRAPEGFFYLRPRSTTLIPRSVLSELDMMVGKILCYLYLSPERLAHEGIFAQQELYEELLSLADESKLLKFVNQRSTGSDLDKQKLQEKVRTSLNRLRRLGMIYFMGNDSSKFRITEAVFRFGADVRSGDDPREAQLRMIRDGEAMAVENSLSLHDESDETDITMGNTTDSAEDEQE
- the mukF gene encoding chromosome partition protein MukF; the protein is MSEFSQTVPELVAWARKNDFSITLPTERLAFLMAIATLNGERLDGEMSEGELIDAFRHVSKGFEQTSETVAVRANNAINDMVRQRLLNRFTSEMADGNAIYRLTPLGIGITDYYIRQREFSTLRLSMQLSIVAQELQRAAEAAEEGGDEFHWHRNVFAPLKYSVAEIFDSIDMTQRLMDEQQHSVKEDIAALLNQDWRAAIASCEMLLSETSGTLRELQDTLEAAGDKLQANLLRIQEATIGNAGLDLVDKLVFDLQSKLDRIISWGQQAIDLWIGYDRHVHKFIRTAIDMDKNRVFAQRLRQSVQNYFDSPWTLTYANADRLLDMRDEELTLRSEEVTGELPPDLEFEEFNEIREQLAAMIEQALLVYQQQKMPLNLGEVMRDYLAQYPRARHFDVARILVDQAVRLGVAEADFSGLPAEWLAINDYGAKVQAHVINKY
- the cmoM gene encoding tRNA uridine 5-oxyacetic acid(34) methyltransferase CmoM, which translates into the protein MQDRNFDDIAEKFSRNIYGTTKGMIRQAVVWQDITELLVQLPQRPLRILDAGGGEGHMACQLAALGHQVLLCDLSAEMIQRAKAAAQEKGVSHNMQFVQSAAQDITRHLEQPVDLILFHAVLEWIAEPQEVLQILFNALKPGGALSLMFFNANGLVMRNAVLGNFQLAIPGLKRRRQRSLSPQYPLDPPTVYGWLEQMGLSISGKTGVRVFHDYMKNKQQQVDEFAELLALEQRYCRQEPFISLGRYVHVSAFKPNLKDPL
- the elyC gene encoding envelope biogenesis factor ElyC; amino-acid sequence: MLFTLKKFVGGLLMPLPFLLLVMGLALILLWFTRWQKSGKTLFTLSWLLLLLISLQPVADRLLLPLEKQYATYQGNDPVDYIVVLGGGYTFNPNWPPSANLFANSLPRVTEGVRLYRAHPNAKMVFTGASTPNNQSSAKTAAQVAESLGVPAADIVTLEQPKDTVEEAAAVATLVGDKPFLLVTSASHLPRAIKFFTAIGLHPIPAPANQLAITTPLHSWERTIPAAAYLGHSERAWYETMGLMWQKLSGHKSDENSSSAQDR